From a single Rhodococcus qingshengii JCM 15477 genomic region:
- a CDS encoding amidase → MQDLFDNNDMTGLAEAIKSGDVSAKEVLEFSLDRLDERNPAVNAVISERREEARNEVSGGLPDGPLQGVPFVIKDLGMDVAGLPSTNGSRLFADAVAEKDSTLVERYRQAGLVVIGKTNTPEFGKNASTEPALFGPTRNPYALDRSPGGSSGGTAVAVAVGIVPGGHASDGGGSIRIPASACGLVGLKPSRGRTPTAPARTLFSSPMSVHHALTRSVRDTALLLDLSAGPTVGDPYVILAPKRPYIEEVGADPGRLRIGLSNALPDGTPVDPECSAVATGVAGLLEELGHDVTESAPNFPLDALTAGLSVLMGIPMTIEVDERLDALNRAIRDDDLEPMARMIYDRAKSESATNVVKALQELERAAQVIGAFFVDHDLLLTPTMARPAAPLGLLDTANPMSIWEHSAGYSGLTSPFNSSGQPAISLPMGHDSAGVPIGVQLVGAFGREDLLIQVASQLETARPWSIAPVWPPVPA, encoded by the coding sequence ATGCAGGATTTGTTCGACAACAACGACATGACCGGCCTGGCCGAAGCGATCAAGAGCGGCGACGTCTCCGCCAAGGAAGTCCTCGAGTTCAGTCTGGACAGGCTCGACGAGCGCAACCCGGCAGTCAACGCGGTGATCAGTGAGCGCCGAGAGGAAGCGCGCAACGAGGTATCAGGCGGCCTGCCGGATGGTCCACTGCAGGGCGTCCCGTTCGTGATCAAAGACCTCGGCATGGACGTCGCAGGATTGCCGAGCACCAATGGATCTCGATTGTTCGCCGACGCTGTGGCAGAAAAAGATTCGACGCTCGTCGAGCGCTACCGCCAGGCTGGTCTGGTTGTCATCGGCAAGACGAACACCCCGGAGTTCGGCAAGAACGCGAGTACCGAACCTGCGCTGTTCGGACCCACCCGTAACCCTTACGCCCTTGATCGTTCGCCCGGCGGATCTTCGGGTGGCACGGCTGTAGCTGTTGCCGTCGGGATTGTGCCAGGCGGGCATGCCAGCGACGGTGGTGGATCGATCCGTATTCCCGCATCGGCCTGCGGCCTGGTAGGCCTCAAGCCGAGCCGAGGACGTACTCCGACGGCACCGGCGCGCACGCTCTTCTCGTCGCCGATGAGTGTTCATCACGCGCTCACCCGAAGTGTCCGCGACACTGCGTTGCTTCTCGATCTGTCCGCCGGGCCGACAGTGGGCGATCCTTACGTGATCCTGGCGCCGAAGCGGCCGTACATCGAGGAAGTGGGTGCCGATCCCGGACGGTTGCGGATCGGTCTGAGTAACGCTCTTCCTGACGGCACACCGGTGGACCCGGAGTGCTCGGCCGTCGCGACCGGTGTTGCCGGCCTGCTCGAAGAACTCGGTCACGATGTCACCGAGAGTGCCCCGAACTTTCCGCTCGATGCGCTCACTGCCGGGCTGTCGGTGTTGATGGGCATTCCGATGACGATCGAGGTCGACGAACGACTCGACGCCCTGAACCGCGCGATCCGCGACGACGACCTCGAGCCGATGGCGCGGATGATCTACGACCGCGCGAAGTCCGAAAGTGCGACGAACGTCGTCAAGGCGCTGCAGGAACTCGAGCGGGCCGCCCAGGTGATCGGTGCGTTCTTTGTCGATCACGACCTGTTGCTGACTCCGACGATGGCTCGGCCGGCAGCTCCGCTCGGTCTGCTCGATACGGCGAATCCTATGTCGATCTGGGAGCATTCGGCCGGGTACAGCGGCTTGACCAGTCCGTTCAACAGTTCAGGTCAGCCGGCGATTTCCTTGCCGATGGGTCATGACTCGGCCGGCGTTCCGATCGGCGTGCAGTTGGTCGGCGCGTTCGGCCGTGAAGATCTGCTGATTCAGGTTGCGTCGCAGCTCGAAACAGCCCGTCCGTGGTCCATTGCGCCGGTGTGGCCGCCGGTCCCGGCGTAG
- a CDS encoding helix-turn-helix transcriptional regulator produces the protein MSRVLRPSDDDALRAELRRLHPKTELPVLFGGCVSDRSLTITGHVGTRSNILRNLRIDAECGLGGRAIAEQRPGAVQDYANSSHITHDYDYEVGTEAIESLMAVPIVVRGVTRGAIYGGLRANLPIGDVIAETMMRSSYALAREFEIRDEVDRRVAMLDTAAVEHGSNRDAQISEGLTESVLALGEIAANLEDMALSAQVLAVEAKLRALASPKPSANTPVANTVVLSPREREVMGYVALGLRNAEIAERLSLSVETIKTYMRNLMGKLDVRSRHEAVVEARRQGLIL, from the coding sequence GTGAGCAGGGTACTGAGACCGAGCGACGACGACGCGTTGCGCGCCGAACTGCGTCGGCTGCACCCCAAAACCGAGTTGCCGGTTCTGTTCGGCGGCTGCGTCAGCGACCGGTCGCTGACCATCACCGGTCACGTCGGCACGCGCAGCAACATCCTGCGAAACCTGCGGATCGACGCCGAATGCGGACTCGGCGGTCGGGCGATCGCAGAACAACGACCGGGCGCGGTCCAGGACTACGCGAACTCGTCGCACATCACTCACGACTACGACTACGAAGTGGGCACCGAAGCGATCGAATCCTTGATGGCAGTCCCGATCGTCGTTCGCGGGGTTACTCGCGGAGCGATCTACGGAGGACTGCGTGCCAACCTGCCGATCGGCGACGTGATCGCAGAGACGATGATGCGATCGTCGTACGCGTTGGCCCGAGAATTCGAGATTCGCGACGAAGTAGATCGTCGGGTGGCGATGCTCGATACCGCTGCGGTGGAACATGGTTCGAACCGCGATGCCCAGATATCCGAAGGGTTGACCGAGAGCGTCCTGGCGCTCGGCGAGATCGCGGCGAACCTCGAGGACATGGCTCTCAGCGCGCAGGTCCTCGCGGTCGAGGCAAAGTTGCGGGCGTTGGCGTCGCCGAAACCTTCCGCGAACACTCCAGTCGCGAACACCGTTGTCCTGTCGCCACGCGAGCGGGAGGTGATGGGGTACGTCGCTCTCGGACTGCGCAATGCCGAGATCGCCGAGAGGTTGTCCCTGAGCGTCGAAACGATCAAGACGTACATGAGGAATCTGATGGGAAAACTCGACGTCCGCAGTCGTCACGAAGCGGTCGTGGAAGCGCGGCGGCAAGGTTTGATTCTGTGA
- a CDS encoding acyl--CoA ligase family protein yields the protein MSVPTAVAANNTPLSPLRFLERSAAVFPERTAVVHGDRTYSYREFGDEVAALARVLRERIQPGDRVAYLAPNVPEMLFAHFAVPLAGGVLIALNSRLAGPELEYILDHSGTTILFVDSEFVGSVTSSKANVESLREIVEIPDSTVPYPDVPTGIVTGQYADLIAEGEALSDQPLHWGVDDEQQCIAINYTSGTTGKPKGVMYSHRGAYLNSLGETFHNGFDGATKYLWTLPMFHCNGWCTPWAVTQAAGTHICLRAVRADAIWDAIDNLGVTHLCGAPTVCSTIADADQAHKVDALRITTAGAPPSPTIIGKLEDIGVTVVHVYGLTEVYGPYTICEYQEAWDDKPQSERAALLSRQGVGMVQAENARVVDAEMNDVPADGQTMGEIVLRGNNVMLGYYRDEAATAEAFAGGWFHSGDLGVMHPDGYIQLKDRAKDIIISGGENISTVEVEQAIMSHPAVIDVAVVGVPDEKWGERPKAFVVLGKGLQASAEDIVEHTRTLLAGYKVPRDIVFPLDLPRTPTGKVLKFQLRADN from the coding sequence GTGTCTGTCCCGACAGCTGTCGCAGCCAACAACACCCCGCTCAGTCCGCTGCGCTTTCTCGAGCGCAGCGCCGCGGTGTTCCCCGAGCGCACCGCCGTCGTTCACGGCGACCGGACCTACTCGTACCGAGAGTTCGGTGACGAGGTCGCGGCTCTGGCCCGCGTCCTGCGTGAACGCATTCAGCCCGGTGACCGCGTTGCATACCTGGCGCCGAACGTACCCGAGATGCTGTTCGCGCATTTTGCCGTCCCCCTCGCCGGCGGGGTCCTGATCGCCCTGAACTCACGCCTCGCCGGTCCCGAACTCGAATACATTCTCGATCACTCGGGAACCACGATCCTGTTCGTGGACTCCGAATTCGTCGGTTCGGTCACCTCGTCCAAGGCAAACGTGGAGAGCCTGCGTGAGATCGTCGAGATCCCGGACTCCACCGTCCCCTATCCGGACGTTCCCACCGGAATCGTCACCGGGCAGTACGCCGATCTGATTGCCGAAGGCGAAGCTCTCTCCGATCAGCCACTGCACTGGGGCGTCGACGACGAGCAGCAGTGCATCGCCATCAACTACACCTCGGGTACCACCGGAAAACCCAAGGGCGTCATGTACTCCCACCGCGGGGCGTACCTGAACTCGCTCGGCGAGACATTCCACAACGGCTTCGACGGAGCGACGAAGTATCTGTGGACACTGCCGATGTTCCACTGCAACGGGTGGTGCACGCCGTGGGCCGTCACTCAGGCCGCGGGCACACACATCTGCCTGCGCGCGGTCCGCGCCGATGCGATCTGGGACGCCATCGACAATCTGGGCGTGACACATCTGTGCGGCGCTCCTACCGTCTGCTCCACCATCGCCGACGCAGACCAGGCCCACAAGGTCGACGCCTTGCGCATCACCACCGCCGGCGCTCCCCCGTCACCGACGATCATCGGAAAACTCGAAGACATCGGTGTCACCGTCGTTCACGTCTACGGCCTCACCGAGGTATACGGCCCCTACACGATCTGCGAATACCAGGAAGCCTGGGACGACAAGCCGCAGTCCGAGCGCGCCGCACTTCTCTCTCGTCAGGGAGTCGGCATGGTGCAGGCCGAAAATGCTCGCGTTGTCGATGCCGAGATGAACGACGTCCCCGCCGACGGCCAGACCATGGGTGAGATCGTGCTCCGCGGCAACAACGTGATGCTCGGGTACTACCGCGACGAGGCCGCGACAGCCGAAGCATTTGCCGGTGGTTGGTTCCATTCCGGCGACCTCGGCGTCATGCATCCCGACGGATACATCCAGCTCAAGGACCGCGCGAAGGACATCATCATCTCCGGCGGCGAGAACATCTCCACCGTCGAGGTGGAGCAGGCGATCATGAGTCACCCCGCGGTGATCGACGTGGCAGTCGTCGGCGTTCCGGACGAGAAGTGGGGCGAGCGCCCGAAGGCATTCGTGGTGCTGGGCAAGGGATTACAGGCATCCGCCGAAGACATCGTCGAGCACACCCGCACTTTGCTGGCCGGGTACAAGGTTCCCCGCGACATCGTCTTCCCGCTCGACCTTCCTCGCACCCCCACCGGCAAGGTTCTCAAGTTCCAGCTACGCGCCGACAACTGA
- a CDS encoding TetR family transcriptional regulator, with amino-acid sequence MTERSDVPGTDPAQFRVHVASQAIRLFSENGYEATTVEQIAAAAGVSRRTFFRQFRSKEDVIFADHESLLEHVAEFLASDSADPWASVCEAAGLVFDFFRRNRDLSMRRYRVVQHVPALRDRELVTGFRYERLFVDYLRSAVPREPVLEVVGFAAAVTACHNYLLRSMIKGDEDATADALSQALLDVRRTYGVAPGSKTSTPESKSVLVVAFPPGTSADEISRKIHEQLG; translated from the coding sequence ATGACCGAGCGCTCCGATGTACCCGGAACTGACCCCGCACAGTTTCGGGTACACGTCGCGTCTCAAGCGATCCGGTTGTTCTCGGAGAACGGGTACGAAGCCACCACCGTCGAGCAGATCGCCGCTGCCGCCGGTGTGTCGCGTCGGACGTTCTTCCGGCAGTTCCGCTCCAAGGAAGACGTGATCTTCGCCGATCACGAGTCCCTCCTCGAACACGTCGCAGAGTTCCTCGCGTCCGATTCCGCCGACCCCTGGGCGTCCGTGTGCGAGGCCGCGGGACTGGTCTTCGATTTCTTCCGCAGGAACCGAGACCTGTCGATGCGGCGATACCGCGTCGTACAGCATGTTCCGGCTCTTCGCGACCGCGAACTCGTCACCGGATTCCGCTACGAGCGCCTCTTCGTCGACTACCTGCGCAGCGCTGTGCCCCGCGAACCTGTCCTCGAGGTTGTCGGTTTTGCCGCAGCTGTCACCGCGTGCCACAACTACCTCTTGCGAAGCATGATCAAAGGCGACGAGGACGCCACAGCTGACGCACTAAGTCAGGCATTGCTCGACGTTCGGCGGACGTACGGCGTGGCACCCGGGTCCAAGACCAGCACGCCAGAATCGAAGTCCGTGCTGGTAGTAGCCTTTCCCCCGGGCACGTCCGCTGATGAGATCAGCAGAAAAATCCACGAACAACTCGGCTGA
- a CDS encoding acyl-CoA dehydrogenase encodes MAGNPDFNLFALNEEHDELRAAIRGLSEKEIAPYAKDVDENARFPEEALTALNASGFNAIHVPEAYDGQGADSVATCIVIEEVARVCGSSSLIPAVNKLGTMGLILKGSEELKSKVLPDLVNGGMASYALSEREAGSDAASMRTRAKADGDDWILNGSKCWITNGGKSTWYTVMAVTDPDKGANGISSFMVHKDDEGFVVGPKEKKLGIKGSPTAELYFENCRIPGDRIIGEPGTGFKTALETLDHTRPTIGAQAVGLAQGALDAALAYTKDRKQFGKSISDFQAVQFMLADMAMKVEAARLMVYTSAARAERGEKNLGFISAAAKCFASDVAMEVTTDAVQLFGGAGYTTDFPVERMMRDAKITQIYEGTNQIQRVVMSRALLK; translated from the coding sequence ATGGCAGGAAACCCGGATTTCAATCTCTTCGCACTGAACGAAGAGCACGACGAACTGCGGGCTGCTATCCGCGGACTCTCCGAGAAGGAAATCGCGCCGTACGCCAAGGACGTCGACGAGAACGCACGTTTCCCCGAGGAAGCGCTCACCGCTCTCAACGCGTCCGGCTTCAACGCCATCCACGTTCCCGAGGCTTACGACGGCCAGGGCGCCGATTCCGTCGCCACCTGCATCGTCATCGAGGAAGTCGCCCGCGTCTGTGGATCCTCCTCGCTGATCCCCGCTGTGAACAAGCTCGGCACCATGGGCCTGATCCTCAAGGGTTCCGAAGAGCTCAAGTCCAAGGTGCTCCCGGACCTCGTCAACGGCGGAATGGCGTCGTACGCACTGTCCGAGCGTGAAGCCGGATCCGACGCCGCTTCGATGCGAACCCGCGCAAAGGCTGACGGCGACGACTGGATCCTCAACGGCTCCAAGTGCTGGATCACCAACGGCGGCAAGTCCACCTGGTACACCGTCATGGCTGTCACCGATCCCGACAAGGGCGCAAACGGCATCTCCTCTTTCATGGTCCACAAGGACGACGAGGGCTTTGTCGTCGGACCGAAGGAAAAGAAGCTCGGCATCAAGGGCTCCCCCACCGCCGAGCTGTACTTCGAGAACTGCCGCATCCCCGGTGACCGCATCATCGGCGAACCGGGCACCGGCTTCAAGACGGCTCTCGAGACGCTCGACCACACGCGTCCCACCATCGGCGCACAGGCCGTCGGCCTGGCCCAGGGTGCACTCGACGCAGCACTGGCATACACCAAGGACCGCAAGCAGTTCGGCAAGTCCATCAGCGACTTCCAGGCTGTGCAGTTCATGCTCGCCGACATGGCGATGAAGGTGGAAGCCGCACGTCTGATGGTTTACACCTCCGCAGCTCGCGCCGAGCGCGGCGAGAAGAACCTCGGTTTCATCTCCGCTGCGGCGAAGTGCTTCGCTTCCGACGTTGCCATGGAGGTCACCACCGACGCAGTGCAGCTGTTCGGTGGCGCCGGTTACACCACCGACTTCCCAGTCGAGCGCATGATGCGCGACGCCAAGATCACGCAGATCTACGAAGGCACGAACCAGATCCAGCGCGTCGTGATGTCGCGTGCGCTGTTGAAGTAA
- a CDS encoding 3-hydroxybutyryl-CoA dehydrogenase, whose protein sequence is MELVGVIGGGTMGAGIAEVCAKAGSSVLVLETKEEFAAAARERIAKSINRGVAKGKITQEDADAAIARVRVTLDMEEFADRDLVIEAAPEIEALKYEIFGKLDKIVKPAGILATNTSSIPVIKIAKATSRPGQVVGVHFFNPVPVMPLVEIVVSLTTSEETVLAVTDYAKNTLRKKTVRAGDRSGFIVNALLIPYLCQAVRMLESGYATAEDIDEAMKGGCGYPMGPLTLLDTVGLDIALAAAESLYAEFAEPHYAPPALLRRMVDAGRLGKKTGRGFYEYA, encoded by the coding sequence GTGGAACTCGTAGGCGTAATCGGCGGCGGCACCATGGGTGCCGGCATTGCCGAAGTTTGTGCAAAAGCCGGTAGCTCGGTACTGGTGCTCGAAACCAAAGAAGAATTTGCCGCCGCTGCTCGCGAACGGATCGCCAAGTCGATCAACCGCGGCGTCGCCAAGGGCAAGATCACCCAGGAAGACGCCGACGCCGCGATCGCACGCGTCCGCGTCACCTTGGACATGGAAGAGTTCGCCGATCGCGATCTGGTGATCGAAGCTGCTCCCGAGATCGAAGCTCTCAAGTACGAGATCTTCGGCAAGCTCGACAAGATCGTCAAGCCTGCAGGCATTCTGGCGACCAACACGTCGTCGATCCCCGTCATCAAGATCGCCAAGGCCACCTCGCGCCCCGGCCAGGTTGTCGGCGTTCACTTCTTCAACCCCGTGCCGGTCATGCCGCTCGTGGAGATCGTGGTCAGCCTGACGACGTCCGAAGAGACCGTTCTCGCCGTCACCGACTACGCCAAGAACACCTTGCGTAAGAAGACGGTTCGCGCGGGCGACCGTTCGGGCTTCATCGTCAACGCTCTGCTCATCCCGTACCTGTGCCAGGCTGTCCGGATGCTCGAATCCGGCTACGCCACAGCAGAAGACATCGACGAGGCCATGAAGGGCGGCTGCGGCTACCCGATGGGCCCGCTGACGCTGCTCGACACCGTCGGTCTCGACATCGCTCTCGCAGCAGCGGAGTCGCTGTACGCGGAATTCGCAGAACCGCACTACGCTCCGCCGGCGCTGCTTCGCCGCATGGTCGACGCCGGTCGCCTCGGCAAGAAGACCGGTCGCGGCTTCTACGAATACGCCTGA
- a CDS encoding oxygenase MpaB family protein — MSSDPDTDTRRPKPQARPESRELRADPIGPGSLTWTHFGDVRGLLYLGRAGTLQNMHPAVSGALQDHSNFFDNPLDRLFRSLPPIYGVVYDRTEEGTGTLVRNFHTDLKGIDETGGRYHALAPDTFWWTHVTFFEVILDFNERFAYKKFTAGQKDQLVREAVTWWRCYGLTDRPAFDDYASFRTYWEDMLDNHLINTHTTKWSTRIAEHDIAPAPKVPAWLWRLSSRPTMAVANWIGKALMPEKARKTLEWEWTPRDERMYFWFARFLTLTDRFWHLLPLRLRYAPRAYSGIRAQGL; from the coding sequence ATGAGCAGCGATCCGGACACCGATACTCGTCGACCTAAGCCCCAGGCGCGACCAGAGTCCCGGGAACTACGAGCCGATCCGATCGGCCCCGGTTCCCTGACGTGGACACACTTCGGCGACGTTCGCGGTCTGCTGTATCTCGGACGCGCAGGCACGCTGCAGAACATGCATCCCGCGGTAAGTGGAGCGCTGCAGGATCATTCGAATTTTTTCGACAACCCGCTCGACCGCCTGTTCCGCTCACTGCCGCCCATCTACGGCGTCGTGTACGACCGGACCGAAGAGGGCACAGGCACGCTCGTTCGCAACTTCCACACCGATCTCAAAGGAATCGACGAAACCGGCGGGCGTTACCACGCCCTCGCTCCTGACACTTTCTGGTGGACACACGTCACGTTCTTCGAGGTGATACTCGATTTCAACGAGCGATTCGCGTACAAGAAGTTCACGGCGGGGCAGAAGGACCAGCTTGTCCGTGAGGCCGTAACCTGGTGGCGTTGTTACGGTCTCACCGATCGACCGGCTTTCGACGACTACGCCAGCTTCCGCACGTATTGGGAAGACATGCTCGACAACCACCTGATCAACACCCACACCACAAAATGGTCGACGCGCATCGCCGAGCACGACATCGCACCGGCTCCGAAGGTTCCGGCGTGGCTGTGGCGTCTTAGCTCTCGCCCCACGATGGCCGTGGCGAACTGGATCGGCAAGGCACTGATGCCGGAGAAGGCACGCAAGACCCTTGAATGGGAATGGACGCCGCGCGACGAACGGATGTACTTCTGGTTCGCCCGCTTCCTGACATTGACAGATCGGTTCTGGCATCTGCTGCCGCTACGACTGCGGTATGCGCCGCGCGCCTACTCGGGCATCCGCGCGCAGGGTCTGTGA
- a CDS encoding RNA-binding S4 domain-containing protein, with protein sequence MPAQLPSDAISVRVDSWTWAVRLFKTRSQAATACRSGHVRVNGTSAKAAQQVKAGDEVRVRVSGIERIVVVVKPITKRVSAVLAADCLQDNSPPPPPPELIASIPRRDRGAGRPTKRERRDLEKLRGLEP encoded by the coding sequence GTGCCAGCCCAACTCCCCTCCGACGCGATCAGTGTCCGCGTGGACAGCTGGACGTGGGCGGTTCGGCTGTTCAAGACACGCTCGCAGGCGGCGACGGCCTGCCGATCGGGACACGTTCGGGTCAATGGAACGTCGGCAAAGGCGGCTCAGCAGGTGAAAGCCGGCGACGAGGTGCGGGTGCGTGTATCCGGCATCGAACGCATCGTCGTCGTGGTCAAGCCGATCACGAAACGAGTCAGCGCCGTACTGGCCGCCGATTGCCTGCAGGATAATTCACCACCCCCACCGCCTCCCGAACTGATCGCGTCCATCCCGCGACGTGATCGCGGCGCCGGCAGACCGACCAAACGCGAGCGACGCGACCTCGAGAAGTTGCGCGGCCTCGAGCCGTAA
- a CDS encoding GyrI-like domain-containing protein, producing the protein MEKYDVKKAHKDLYSPGRSDFALVTVPRFGYFAVDGHGDPNTATEYSEALEALYSVSYATKFASKKELDRDFVVGPLEGLWRADDPEVFVTRDKSSWDWTMMISQPEWITETELSASIDAVRAKAVRAKKESTALDKVRFLELEEGLSVQILHVGSYDDEAPTLDRLHNTFIPSNGLSFNGDHHEIYLSDARRTPPEKLKTVLRQPVSR; encoded by the coding sequence ATGGAGAAGTACGACGTCAAGAAGGCACACAAGGATCTCTATTCCCCCGGGCGCAGCGATTTTGCCCTCGTGACCGTCCCACGCTTCGGCTACTTCGCCGTCGACGGTCACGGTGATCCCAACACTGCCACCGAGTACTCCGAGGCGCTCGAAGCGCTGTATTCGGTGTCCTACGCGACCAAATTCGCGAGCAAGAAGGAACTGGATCGCGACTTCGTCGTGGGCCCGCTGGAAGGGTTGTGGCGGGCAGATGACCCCGAGGTGTTCGTGACGCGGGACAAGTCGTCGTGGGATTGGACGATGATGATCTCGCAACCGGAGTGGATCACGGAGACCGAACTGTCTGCGTCGATTGACGCAGTCCGGGCCAAGGCAGTGCGGGCCAAGAAGGAGAGTACCGCTCTCGACAAGGTCAGGTTTCTCGAGTTGGAGGAAGGTCTGTCCGTCCAGATTCTTCACGTCGGCTCGTACGACGACGAAGCTCCCACCCTGGACCGGCTGCACAACACGTTCATCCCGTCGAACGGCCTGAGCTTCAACGGCGATCATCACGAGATCTACCTCAGCGACGCTCGCCGGACGCCGCCCGAGAAACTGAAGACGGTTCTGCGTCAGCCTGTTTCGAGGTAG
- a CDS encoding metallophosphoesterase, producing MTTPQATDVARVPRRRPLRIVAISAIVASILALLFVYPWWSLFVRPDWPTAVAVFGTVLFAALLITLPATMMLSHGHTDRDPVRLVGDALLGIIWVVFVWTLLGEVLRLGLLVGGVDDPLRSRIVAVAALITSAVLLIWGYREAMRLPRIKHVDVTIPRLGAGMDKLRVVAITDTHFGPINREKWSERVIAAVNELDADIVAHVGDIADGTVEQRLGQATPLASVEARLARVYVTGNHEYFHEAQEWLDYMTSIGWDALHNRHLVVTKGGDNLVIAGVDDATALGSKLDGHGANFDMALAGTDPDLPILMLAHQPKQVTQSASAGVDLQLAGHTHGGQIWPFNFLVKLDQPSVHGLTRHGDRTQLYTSRGTGFWGPPFRVFAPSEITVLTLHSA from the coding sequence GTGACTACACCCCAGGCGACCGACGTCGCTCGAGTTCCGCGCCGCAGACCGTTGCGGATCGTTGCCATATCCGCGATTGTCGCGTCGATCTTGGCTCTGTTGTTCGTGTACCCGTGGTGGAGCTTGTTCGTCCGGCCGGACTGGCCGACAGCGGTGGCAGTTTTCGGCACCGTTCTATTTGCCGCCCTCCTGATCACCCTGCCTGCCACCATGATGCTCAGCCACGGACACACTGACCGCGATCCAGTTCGCCTGGTCGGCGACGCCCTCCTCGGAATCATCTGGGTCGTGTTCGTGTGGACCCTGCTCGGTGAAGTCCTGAGGCTCGGATTGCTCGTCGGCGGCGTGGATGACCCGCTTCGATCGAGAATCGTCGCCGTTGCGGCACTGATCACCTCGGCCGTTCTGCTGATCTGGGGCTATCGGGAAGCCATGAGACTGCCACGGATCAAGCACGTCGACGTCACCATCCCTCGCCTCGGAGCGGGAATGGACAAGCTTCGGGTAGTCGCAATTACCGACACCCATTTCGGCCCGATCAATCGCGAGAAGTGGTCCGAGCGCGTGATCGCGGCAGTCAACGAACTCGACGCCGACATCGTGGCCCACGTCGGTGACATTGCCGACGGAACAGTGGAGCAGCGCCTCGGCCAAGCCACCCCACTCGCGTCGGTGGAAGCCAGACTCGCTCGTGTCTACGTCACCGGGAATCACGAGTACTTCCACGAGGCTCAGGAGTGGCTCGACTACATGACCTCGATCGGCTGGGATGCCCTGCACAACCGGCACCTCGTCGTCACCAAGGGCGGCGACAACCTGGTCATCGCCGGAGTCGACGACGCCACCGCTCTGGGATCGAAGCTCGACGGTCACGGCGCGAACTTCGATATGGCCCTTGCCGGCACCGACCCCGATTTGCCGATCCTGATGCTCGCCCATCAACCGAAGCAGGTAACTCAGTCCGCTTCCGCGGGAGTGGATCTGCAGCTCGCCGGTCATACCCACGGCGGACAGATCTGGCCCTTCAACTTTCTGGTCAAACTCGATCAACCTTCGGTGCACGGGCTCACCCGTCACGGCGACCGCACGCAGTTGTACACAAGCCGCGGAACCGGGTTCTGGGGTCCACCATTCCGCGTGTTCGCACCGAGCGAGATCACCGTCCTGACGCTGCACAGCGCCTGA
- a CDS encoding TetR/AcrR family transcriptional regulator codes for MVATHGFQRARRPEQIEARRCAILDAARAMLGSRPVADISLRELSESVGLAKSNVLRYFDSREAIFLEVLDENWVAWLDGLSESLTPTGDDSPFATEIHVASTVAESLVAQRLLCELMSVMAGVLERNISVDFARDFKKRATVNSGRFASLIHSQLPHLSEGDAAQFAKVTLVIVAGLWPTAEPAESMVVVLNEMQAPPAADMFATGLREGLINQLVGLSARAATRTS; via the coding sequence ATGGTGGCGACCCATGGATTCCAGCGCGCGCGCAGGCCGGAGCAGATCGAAGCGCGTCGGTGCGCGATTCTCGATGCGGCCCGCGCGATGCTCGGGTCCAGGCCCGTCGCCGATATCAGCCTGCGTGAGCTCAGTGAGAGCGTCGGACTGGCGAAGTCGAACGTGCTTCGCTACTTCGACAGTCGCGAAGCCATCTTTCTCGAAGTGCTCGACGAGAACTGGGTTGCGTGGTTGGACGGGTTGTCCGAGTCGTTGACCCCGACCGGTGACGACTCGCCGTTCGCCACTGAAATCCATGTGGCATCGACGGTTGCGGAATCGCTTGTCGCACAGCGTTTACTGTGTGAGTTGATGAGCGTCATGGCCGGTGTCCTCGAAAGAAACATCTCCGTCGACTTCGCCCGTGACTTCAAGAAGCGGGCAACGGTCAACTCGGGAAGGTTTGCGTCGCTGATTCATTCGCAATTGCCTCACCTCTCGGAGGGCGACGCGGCTCAATTCGCCAAGGTAACCCTGGTGATTGTTGCAGGCTTGTGGCCGACTGCCGAGCCTGCCGAATCCATGGTCGTCGTACTGAACGAGATGCAGGCGCCCCCTGCTGCCGACATGTTCGCAACCGGCCTACGTGAAGGTCTGATCAATCAGCTCGTCGGGCTGTCGGCGCGAGCGGCAACCCGAACGAGCTGA